The Phoenix dactylifera cultivar Barhee BC4 unplaced genomic scaffold, palm_55x_up_171113_PBpolish2nd_filt_p 000845F, whole genome shotgun sequence genome includes a window with the following:
- the LOC120107377 gene encoding norbelladine 4'-O-methyltransferase 2-like isoform X2, which translates to MTNPGSNAPASKNLMQSDALQRYILETSVYPREHEQLKGMREVTIKHKGLMSMPAEEGQLLSMLVKLTNAKKTIEIGVYTGYSLLAIALALPKGGQLTAIDIEKSYFEIGLPFIQRAGVENKINFIESAAIPILDKMIQEEDELFDFALVDADKLNYGEYHERLLKLVQVGGVIAYDNTLWCGSVAVPVDPSNPEEFIEVRNHQVKFNDFLAADSRIDISQVCIGDGLTICRRIV; encoded by the exons ATGACCAACCCGGGAAGCAATGCTCCAGCAAGCAAGAACCTCATGCAAAGTGATGCCCTTCAGAGG TACATACTGGAGACAAGTGTTTACCCACGAGAGCATGAGCAGCTTAAGGGAATGAGAGAGGTGACCATCAAACACAA AGGTTTAATGAGCATGCCTGCAGAGGAAGGCCAGCTTCTTTCCATGCTTGTAAAGCTCACGAATGCAAAGAAGACAATAGAGATTGGAGTGTACACAGGTTATTCACTCCTTGCAATAGCATTGGCATTACCAAAAGGGGGACAG TTAACAGCAATCGACATTGAAAAATCATACTTTGAGATAGGGCTACCATTTATTCAAAGAGCGGGAGTTGAAAACAAGATTAATTTCATTGAATCAGCAGCAATCCCTATTCTTGATAAAATGATTCAAGAG GAAGATGAACTCTTTGATTTTGCATTAGTGGATGCTGACAAGTTAAATTATGGGGAATACCACGAACGTTTGCTAAAACTTGTCCAAGTTGGAGGAGTTATTGCATATGATAATACACTTTGGTGTGGTAGTGTGGCTGTTCCAGTGGATCCATCCAATCCTGAGGAGTTCATTGAAGTTAGAAACCATCAAGTGAAGTTTAATGATTTTCTGGCTGCTGATTCTCGCATTGATATATCACAAGTTTGTATTGGTGATGGACTTACCATCTGTAGGCGCATTGTCTGA
- the LOC120107377 gene encoding norbelladine 4'-O-methyltransferase 2-like isoform X1 encodes MTNPGSNAPASKNLMQSDALQRYILETSVYPREHEQLKGMREVTIKHNRGLMSMPAEEGQLLSMLVKLTNAKKTIEIGVYTGYSLLAIALALPKGGQLTAIDIEKSYFEIGLPFIQRAGVENKINFIESAAIPILDKMIQEEDELFDFALVDADKLNYGEYHERLLKLVQVGGVIAYDNTLWCGSVAVPVDPSNPEEFIEVRNHQVKFNDFLAADSRIDISQVCIGDGLTICRRIV; translated from the exons ATGACCAACCCGGGAAGCAATGCTCCAGCAAGCAAGAACCTCATGCAAAGTGATGCCCTTCAGAGG TACATACTGGAGACAAGTGTTTACCCACGAGAGCATGAGCAGCTTAAGGGAATGAGAGAGGTGACCATCAAACACAA CAGAGGTTTAATGAGCATGCCTGCAGAGGAAGGCCAGCTTCTTTCCATGCTTGTAAAGCTCACGAATGCAAAGAAGACAATAGAGATTGGAGTGTACACAGGTTATTCACTCCTTGCAATAGCATTGGCATTACCAAAAGGGGGACAG TTAACAGCAATCGACATTGAAAAATCATACTTTGAGATAGGGCTACCATTTATTCAAAGAGCGGGAGTTGAAAACAAGATTAATTTCATTGAATCAGCAGCAATCCCTATTCTTGATAAAATGATTCAAGAG GAAGATGAACTCTTTGATTTTGCATTAGTGGATGCTGACAAGTTAAATTATGGGGAATACCACGAACGTTTGCTAAAACTTGTCCAAGTTGGAGGAGTTATTGCATATGATAATACACTTTGGTGTGGTAGTGTGGCTGTTCCAGTGGATCCATCCAATCCTGAGGAGTTCATTGAAGTTAGAAACCATCAAGTGAAGTTTAATGATTTTCTGGCTGCTGATTCTCGCATTGATATATCACAAGTTTGTATTGGTGATGGACTTACCATCTGTAGGCGCATTGTCTGA